From Mycoplasmopsis gallinacea, the proteins below share one genomic window:
- a CDS encoding ComEC/Rec2 family competence protein, whose product MNLWAKAIYYQIKFDQIQENNLWNWKFKIYNFYISKSDVYEEIVFPIVFGFISQKKNNFIFDVKKLGIIHLVVISGLHFNIIFNSLNKIFRKIDPKSIISITLMMLYYLIINKSPSSNRAFIFLLIYWIYKLITPEKEQINKFKILFFTFLITSFINPTQVLNNGFWLSYLLCFSLYGMQKPQLKKSIIFEYFKIWILSILLVVFFSSQFNVFSFLYSLFFNLFYEFFIISLFIFWPIWPLAFFIANSLKLIVNNLLFFTIVWKIEINWINQILLALLTFAYQCFLFKTKKVKTILYN is encoded by the coding sequence ATGAATTTATGAGCTAAGGCAATTTATTATCAAATAAAATTTGATCAAATCCAAGAAAATAACTTGTGGAATTGAAAATTCAAAATTTACAATTTTTACATATCTAAAAGTGATGTATATGAAGAAATAGTTTTTCCAATTGTCTTTGGATTTATATCTCAAAAGAAAAATAATTTTATCTTCGATGTAAAGAAATTAGGGATTATTCATCTAGTTGTAATTAGTGGACTTCACTTTAATATTATTTTCAACTCTTTAAATAAAATCTTTAGAAAGATCGATCCTAAAAGCATTATTTCTATAACTTTAATGATGCTTTATTATCTTATTATCAATAAATCACCATCTTCAAACAGAGCATTTATATTTCTTTTGATTTATTGAATTTATAAACTAATAACACCAGAAAAAGAGCAAATAAATAAATTTAAAATTCTCTTTTTTACTTTCTTAATTACTTCTTTTATCAACCCAACTCAAGTTTTAAATAATGGATTTTGATTATCGTATCTTCTTTGTTTTTCACTTTACGGAATGCAAAAGCCGCAGCTAAAAAAATCTATTATTTTTGAGTATTTTAAAATATGAATCCTATCAATTTTATTAGTTGTATTTTTTAGCTCTCAATTTAATGTATTTTCCTTTTTATATTCACTCTTTTTTAACCTATTTTATGAGTTTTTCATCATTTCACTATTTATTTTTTGACCAATATGACCCCTGGCGTTTTTCATTGCAAATTCTTTAAAACTTATTGTTAATAATCTGCTGTTTTTCACAATTGTATGAAAAATAGAAATAAATTGAATTAACCAAATTCTGCTTGCTCTCTTAACTTTTGCTTATCAATGCTTTCTTTTTAAAACTAAAAAAGTTAAAACAATTTTATATAATTAA
- a CDS encoding MAG0490 family ComEA-like DNA-binding protein: MKKKLNYKILIFIAILIIAFLIICFIPKWINTPNIKQKDTSHYRYIISGAVLNKGVLYFDKPQSYQELFFKAGITENSNIDNFDLKKFAPQNTEIYVPFRNYKLRWSDIKSIADLQIADISKKYATTIFNYRLKHEVVSSWNEILQIQGIGLKTIEKLKSFLILE, encoded by the coding sequence ATGAAGAAAAAGTTAAATTACAAAATTTTAATTTTCATTGCAATTTTAATAATTGCCTTTTTAATCATTTGCTTCATACCAAAATGAATTAATACTCCGAATATAAAGCAAAAAGACACTAGTCACTATCGCTACATTATCTCTGGAGCAGTTTTAAATAAAGGAGTTTTGTACTTTGACAAACCACAAAGTTATCAAGAATTGTTTTTTAAAGCAGGAATAACTGAAAATTCTAATATTGATAATTTTGATCTTAAAAAGTTTGCACCACAAAATACAGAAATATATGTTCCGTTTCGCAATTACAAGCTTAGATGAAGTGATATTAAAAGCATTGCAGACTTACAAATTGCAGATATATCTAAAAAATACGCTACTACGATTTTTAATTACAGATTAAAACACGAGGTTGTATCATCATGAAATGAAATTTTGCAAATACAAGGAATTGGTTTAAAAACAATTGAAAAATTAAAAAGTTTCTTAATCCTGGAATAG